CGCCCATACCTGTTTCGTCACCATAATACCAAGCCATAACAGGAAGTAACTGTACGTGTGTTACACCTAATGACTTAATGTAGTCTAACTTGTCGATGAATGCTTTATAAGAGCCCCATCTAGCATTTAAATCACCTTCGATAGATGGATCTGAAGTGAAGTCACGTACGTGCACTTCCCAAATAATCGCATCTTCACGCTTTTCAAAGCCTTCAATGTTAGCATGCGAGAATCCTTCAGGATTTGTATCGCTCAAGTCAACAATAGCAGCTTTTCCAACTACATCACCATCAGGACCTGGGTCACCATTCGTGTTAACCGTAAAGGCAGCTAATGATTTTGCATACGGATCTAATACTTTTTCGTTACACCGTCGTTTGTTACTTCATATTGATAGTAATATCCATCAAGATCAGCTACACCTAAGTCACTTGCAGCTACATCTAGAGACCAAACACCGCGCTCACCTAGAGTTAAAGGCATAGTACCAATTTGTGTCGCAGCATCGTTTTTGTCGTAGAAGTTCGCTACAACTGCACTTGCTTTGGTGCCCACAATTTTAAGTGTTGCATCACCATTGTTATATGTTGCACCTAAATCATTACCATCGTAGCCATATAAGCTATCAATTAAGCGCCAGCCTTTTACAGCATCAACTGTTCTGCCAGAGTATGTTACTGTATATGGCATTAAATCTAAGTCAATATTAGCAGTAATCTTAACAGAAATATCATCAGTCACTTCAACAGCGTCGATAGTTACAGGGTTACCGTCTTTATCTTTTAGCTCTAACTCATTGATTAGAGCATCAGCTGTTAAACCAGCAGTCATAGTGAAACCTAATAGTATTTCAGTTTCAGATAAAAGTTCAGCTGATAAAATTCCGTTTGCTACATCTCCGTATGGAGAAATATAAACGGTGTCATCACCTTGTTTAATCCATAGACGGTTGTATTTGTCTACAAGATTAAAAGTTTTGTTGCCACCATCTTTACCTGGGTCACCTAGAGTAACATCCATTACTAAGAAGCCTAGAGATTTTGCATCTTCATTCATAGCAATGTCATAATATGCGCCGTATTGGTCGATACCAGACGACATTGTAGCACCTGTTGGCCAGTTGTCTGATGGAGCAACTACATCGCCCCAGTTCCAAACACCGTAGTTTTCATAGTCACCGTTATCACGAGTGTAGTGAATACGAACTGTGTTTTCTGGTAACTCAACTGGCTCGAATGTGAACACTTCATTTGAACCTTGCTTAATCCAAATTTCATTTACTTCAGATGAACGAATTGTGAAGCCTTTGTCTCCACCGTCTTTACCAGCGTCACCTAGAGTAACATCCATTACTAGGAAGCCGATATTCTTCGCGCCTTCTGCTAACTCAACATCAATATATGCGCCGTAGTCATCAAACTTTTCAAACATAGTAGCGCCTGTTGGCCAGCCTGCAGAAGGGTCTGCTACATCGTTCCATAACCAAGCACCAAAGTTTTCATAGTCACCGTTTGTTCTGTTGTAATGAATACGGATGTGGTTTTCTGGAACTCCTAGGTCAGGCGCTACAGTGAATATCTCATCAGAGCCTTCTAGTAACCAGATTTCCTTCATACCTGGTGTAATAGTAACTAACTTGTTTCCACCATCTGTTTCTTTACTTACTTTATTAACAATATGGAAACCTACTTCAACTGCATTGTCTTTTAACGGGATATCGATATATGCCCCGAATGAATCAGTTCCAGCAAATGGAAGGGCATTATCTGGCCATGGATCAACTTGTGGTGTTACCACATCAAACCAAGTCCAAATACCCATGTCTGCATAATTACCATCTGCTCTATTGTAGTGGATACGTAAAGTGTTAGCAGGAATATCTCCTTCACTTAATGCACCAGTAATTAAACCATTTTCTACAGTAAGTAGAACTGTACCACCGTCAGCATTAGCCGGGATAGTAACTTCAACTTCACCTGCACCAGATGTTGTGTACACAGTACCAGAATGTTATCTGTTACAACAGCAGCAGCTGAATCCACAGTTAATGTAACTGTTTTTGCTGTGTCAGCAACGTTTAATCCAACGTATACGTTGTCGCCTGCATAGCTGCGAGAGAATATAGATATTCGTCAGAATCGCCACCAGCAACATAGTCACGATCACCTTTTGCAAATACATCAGAGTTATTAGCACGGAAGTTTAATAGTTTTGTATAGTGAGCTAGAATGTCATTGCCCTCTACTTGATCCAAGCGAGGTCATAACGATTATCGTATTGCGGATAGTTGTTAGCACCACTTTGTCCTAACTCTTCCCGTAATAAATAACTGGTTGACCTTTCGCAGTCGCTTGAAGAGAAACCGCCACTTTAAACTTACCTTCGTCTCCACCTACAGCAGAGTGTAAGAATCCATCTTCATCATGGCTGCTTAAGAATTGACCAAGAGTAGCTGTATTGTCAATATTATCGTTTCTCTTATCAAGAGTTTCATTTGCACTGTTTAAGCTTCCATTTACAAGCTTTTTGCGATATTTTTAAAATCAAAGTCTAGTAGTGAATCCATCATACCTGAATCAAGGTAGCCAAGGTCATTGCTTACGCTTGCGCCCCAAGCTTCACCAATCATTTTATGTTCAGGCATTTTTTCTGTAATAGCATTTTTGAACGCCATCCAAGTTGCATCTTCAACGTGTTTCACTGTGTCCACACGGAAGTAATCAATTGTGTTACCGTTTGCAGTTGTTGCTGCATCAATCCAAGCAGTTTGCCAATCAATGATAGCTTGACGAACAGTAGGATTTTCTGTTTTGAAGTCTGGTAAGCCAGCTAATTCACCAACAACCTCATCCGTTCCAACGTTACTACCTTGACGAACTAGATTAGAGTAAACAGTACGCTCTTCATCAGTTGGGTAACCAGCTGGTGGGTTTGCTACATTAGCATCAATATCTTTCAAGCCATAACCAGTGTGGTTAAGAACTACGTCAACCATAATCTTAATACCACGATTGTGTGCTTCGTCAATTAATGTATGGAACTCATCCATTGTTCCAAAGTGTGGGTTTAAAGCACCAAAGTTGCTTGCCCAGTATCCATGATATCCATAATATGAGCTAACATCAGCTTGGTTATAAGCTACATCATGTTTAACGTTTTCAACAATTGGGCTGATCCAGATTGTATTAACACCTAAATCATTTAAATATCAAGCTTTGCAGTAATACCAGCAAAGTCTCCACCTTGGTACGTACCACGATCAGTCGTATCATAGTTCATACCATAAGGATCATTATTACCAGTATTTCCATCAAAGAAACGGTCTGTTAGCATGAAGTAAATATCCCAATCAAATCAGCTTCCCCGACAGATTGGCGAGTTTCAATTGTTACAGATGTAGATGCATCAAAGTAGTTACCAAATGAATCTACTACCGTTACTGGGATATCTTTCGTACCAGCTGTTACATCGTCATCAACAGCGATAGTAACCGCTTTTACCGTTGGATCAATTTCTAACTTGTCAGATCCACCTAATGCAGAAACATCAGCAAAATCTTTGTGATAGATACACTATCATCTAAACCTTGCACATCCACTGTTAATACAGCGTTTTCATTATAATCAATAGCTGCCGGTGCAACAGAAGCTGATACAGTTAGTGGCACCATAAAGAAATCAACGTAAGATGCACCCTCTACTGTGTTGTAAGGATCCGTTACTTCTGTTGTTGTCCATCAATTGTTACTAAATATGAATATGGAGTTTTACCATTAGGGACTTGTACATCTCCTAATACGAATCTTTCATTGTCAGCTTCGTATGTCATCGGTAAAACGTCACCGTTGAACTTTAATTCTACTTTTTGAATAGCGTCCATTGCATCGTTTGCAAAAAGAGCTGGACTGCGATAGTAGAAAGTTGCAAGACCTTTGTCGATTACCAGGTTTAGAACCATCAGGTTACAACGTGAATTTGTTCTACCCGCTGTGATATAAGCTTTTGTTAAAGATCGTTTTGTTGATAGGAATAAATCTATCACAAATTCTTTTTCAGCAGTGTCCCAATCAAACGTGCTACGCAATACAAAGCCATTGAGTTGCTCAGGACCTATTGCAATATTAGCAATTGCTTTCGTTCCATCATATGAGTCAAACGTAATTTGGTCTTGTCCATCAACACCTGTATTTCCAAGTCCAAATATTCCAATCACCAAATGTTTGGTCTTCTCTAATATACGTGAAACGAAGTTGGTCGCTCACCTGTTATCGCATCTGCATCCGTTAAAAGAATGTCAGTTGCATTAGACGTACCTTCATTGTAAGTATCATCTGTAGCGCTACTATCATACGTCTCAGTTGTTACGGGAATTTTCTTCGATTGCTTGTACAGACTGTACAGGTACAGTTGGTAAAAGCAAGCTAAGGAGCATGATAATTGTCATTAAACATAGCACTATGACGTTTCATCTTTCTACTCATCAAATTCTTTTCTCCTTTTTATTTCAATTGATAGTGTTTTAGCTATCAATGGTGTAAGTTAACACTTAGCTGTGAAATCGTTTGGCATTAAGTTGCACAATAAAAATTGCATATACCCAAC
The window above is part of the Bacillus sp. HMF5848 genome. Proteins encoded here:
- a CDS encoding alpha-amylase family glycosyl hydrolase, coding for MWISPIVENVKHDVAYNQADVSSYYGYHGYWASNFGALNPHFGTMDEFHTLIDEAHNRGIKIMVDVVLNHTGYGLKDIDANVANPPAGYPTDEERTVYSNLVRQGSNVGTDEVVGELAGLPDFKTENPTVRQAIIDWQTAWIDAATTANGNTIDYFRVDTVKHVEDATWMAFKNAITEKMPEHKMIGEAWGASVSNDLGYLDSGMMDSLLDFDFKNIAKSL
- a CDS encoding pullulanase-associated domain-containing protein, coding for MYTTSGAGEVEVTIPANADGGTVLLTVENGLITGALSEGDIPANTLRIHYNRADGNYADMGIWTWFDVVTPQVDPWPDNALPFAGTDSFGAYIDIPLKDNAVEVGFHIVNKVSKETDGGNKLVTITPGMKEIWLLEGSDEIFTVAPDLGVPENHIRIHYNRTNGDYENFGAWLWNDVADPSAGWPTGATMFEKFDDYGAYIDVELAEGAKNIGFLVMDVTLGDAGKDGGDKGFTIRSSEVNEIWIKQGSNEVFTFEPVELPENTVRIHYTRDNGDYENYGVWNWGDVVAPSDNWPTGATMSSGIDQYGAYYDIAMNEDAKSLGFLVMDVTLGDPGKDGGNKTFNLVDKYNRLWIKQGDDTVYISPYGDVANGILSAELLSETEILLGFTMTAGLTADALINELELKDKDGNPVTIDAVEVTDDISVKITANIDLDLMPYTVTYSGRTVDAVKGWRLIDSLYGYDGNDLGATYNNGDATLKIVGTKASAVVANFYDKNDAATQIGTMPLTLGERGVWSLDVAASDLGVADLDGYYYQYEVTNDGVTKKY